A stretch of Schistosoma mansoni, WGS project CABG00000000 data, supercontig 0013, strain Puerto Rico, whole genome shotgun sequence DNA encodes these proteins:
- a CDS encoding Clumping factor A precursor (Fibrinogen-binding protein A) (Fibrinogen receptor A), putative, whose amino-acid sequence MVINIKLLSVLCLFTYVNAGLLKALTIEGTSPVENTDSVQEVKSSIVSDVVTESEESLITTTNEDSHKEGTSSSNSSESTTVAGVANIETVVNLTSNPPESTIETSDNESDSTDNTDLLTTLTTETVTLQNDSVVQITSEGLENHTESTSTVTSGENHTDVVHTETVISDSTSENLDNHTETPKDANTLPRLMEAVGDVCEVFGTYTDTQSTGPTSEDLENQTESTVNSDITPSTLIHNDDESSTDESPVESTSESVDIEAKTVTETARYPNNLTKLIVSLCNVYTNMNKSVPDTTTEPSETITQTETNNVTESETESTNNETQSVSIIDIGTEGENETGTSTKQPIINGTVLNGLDISTKKNKKCKTKVSDETECESESETEDNKEESDKDDNSDSDNEDDED is encoded by the exons ATGGTCATCAATATTAAATTGCTATCTGTCCTATGCTTATTCACTTATGTGAATGCAGGTTTATTAAAAGCATTGACTATAG AAGGAACTTCACCCGTCGAAAATACTGATTCCGTACAAGAAGTAAAGTCGTCAATTGTTTCTGACGTTGTTACAGAAAGTGAGGAAAGCTTGATTACAACCACAAATGAAGACAGTCATAAAGAAGGAACTTCTAGCTCGAATTCCTCTGAGTCGACAACAGTGGCTGGCGTTGCTAACATTGAAACTGTTGTTAACCTAACCTCAAATCCCCCGGAATCTACAATAGAAACTTCCGACAACGAATCAGATAGCACTGACAACACTGATTTACTCACCACTCTGACTACAGAAACTGTTACTCTTCAGAACGATAGTGTTGTTCAAATAACTTCAGAGGGCTTAGAAAATCATACAGAAAGCACTTCTACTGTGACAAGTGGTGAAAACCATACAGATGTTGTTCATACAGAAACAGTTATATCTGATTCAACCTCAGAAAATCTTGATAACCACACAGAAACCCCTAAAGACGCTAATACACTTCCTCGTTTGATGGAAGCTGTTGGTGACGTTTGTGAAGTGTTCGGTACTTACACAGACACACAGTCGACTGGTCCAACTTCAGAAGACTTAGAAAATCAAACAGAAAGCACTGTTAACTCAGATATTACCCCTTCTACACTGATCCATAACGATGACGAAAGTAGTACCGATGAATCTCCAGTAGAGTCAACTTCAGAAAGTGTTGATATTGAAGCAAAAACAGTCACGGAAACAGCTAGATATCCTAATAATTTGACAAAATTAATTGTTAGCCTTTGCAACGTGTACACTAACATGAATAAAAGTGTCCCTGACACAACAACAGAACCTTCCGAAACCATCACACAAACTGAGACAAACAACGTCACTGAGTCAGAAACCGAGTCTACTAACAATgaaacacaaagtgtttccattATTGACATAGGTACTGAAGGTGAAAATGAAACAGGCACAAGCACTAAACAACCAATTATTAATGGAACAGTATTGAATGGTTTAGATATTTCTactaaaaagaataaaaagtGCAAAACAAAGGTATCAGATGAAACAGAGTGTGAAAGCGAATCGGAAACTGAAGATAATAAAGAAGAATCCGATAAGGATGATAATTCTGACAGTGATAATGAAGACGATGAagattga